One window of Diabrotica undecimpunctata isolate CICGRU chromosome 8, icDiaUnde3, whole genome shotgun sequence genomic DNA carries:
- the wnd gene encoding uncharacterized protein wnd isoform X3 has translation MVKVNIPYSVKRMVPSIFIVENYFRDKSGVPIKDDFSLPKIANDYAVNIPAACQDSSPDTPQPGYDLKQGWMNGIFGCLRPVLSIIGKGVVENKNNQDDWEIPFDQITDLKFLGSGGQGAVFSGTLNNVQVAVKKVSDLKDTDIRNLRKLNHPNVVKFKGVCTQEPSCYCIVMEFCPYGPLFDLLKNQKNIVTINRVVSWAKQIANGMHYLHSHKIIHRDLKSPNVLIGEGEVIKISDFGTSRTWNGVSEKMTFAGTVAWMAPEAIQELACSEKVDIWSYGVVLWELITCEVPYDGMNQGAIMYSVGSGKLTPPIPSTCPDGFKLIMQMCWKFNPKERPNFKLICNHLEIASVDIFSKYEDKTFFETQESWKQEIRSHIFLFCEKLQKHKIEYQLKEEQLIKRRELELKHIRDIRQVYDRRLEKVNQMLIMLSGKIQQIERQRPCGRPKKMLSRFNTARRRPGNQSTTPTSPECSLTSPDSPQLIPTKAPEYSRLNTDIATHSTTTQTSITSRKRHQRTNSNSPRNSRCSRSSSSRMSIVVDAETQTDSMDISETDMSPTTSCATTSCASTTVYPQRVILEEFKSNVKDEAANGNCVQLHYMEPHPQPVVQIFTRRDSRTPSPEIFECEDSVNRNIDPQLSSEEDNLETISRKVSAMKIDTIFSPENGNISTNLVDIIRQRTFSETRDDLDSTEDAANEDSVTDEEGEIYNHPLRRRSLARRPIYPGRRSNRFKASLVHFQREPNASDEGNTSDYSVSPSSKSSTLESNPERVRRLSNLSNKRPSDSLGRSSDSESEDNITIATQVAFTLNKTENVV, from the exons tggTGTTCCTATAAAAGATGACTTTTCTCTGCCAAAAATAGCCAACGATTATGCGGTTAATATTCCTGCTGCCTGCCAAGACAGTTCTCCAGACACACCACAACCTGGCTACGATCTCAAACAGGGATGGATGAACGGAATCTTTGGTTGCCTCAGACCTGTCTTGTCCATTATTGGAAAGGGTGTTGTGGAGAATAAGAATAATCAag ATGATTGGGAAATTCCCTTCGATCAAATCACTGACCTCAAATTTCTTGGATCTGGAGGACAAGGAGCAGTATTCTCAGGAACCCTCAACAACGTTCAAGTGGCTGTAAAGAAAGTCTCAGACCTTAAAGACACAGATATACGAAATCTTAGGAAGCTGAATCATCCTAATGTAGTGAAGTTCAAGGGCGTTTGTACTCAAGAACCCTCGTGTTATTGTATAGTGATGGAGTTTTGTCCTTATGGGCCTCTGTTCGATTTGCTCAAAAACCAGAAAAATATTGTGACGATTAACAGGGTAGTGTCCTGGGCCAAGCAGATTGCAAACGGAATGCACTATTTGCACAGTCATAAAATTATTCATCGAGATCTAAAAAGCCCAAA TGTACTGATTGGAGAAGGCGAAGTAATAAAAATCAGTGACTTTGGTACATCAAGAACATGGAACGGCGTCAGTGAAAAAATGACTTTCGCAGGAACAGTAGCTTGGATGGCTCCAGAAGCAATTCAAGAATTGGCTTGTAGTGAAAAGGTCGACATTTGGTCGTACGGTGTGGTGCTGTGGGAACTCATCACTTGTGAAGTACCTTACGACGGTATGAATCAGGGTGCCATAATGTATTCCGTAGGGTCGGGCAAATTAACCCCGCCGATACCTTCTACATGTCCAGACGGTTTCAAATTGATTATGCAGATGTGTTGGAAGTTCAACCCCAAAGAACGGCCAAACTTCAAGTTGATTTGCAACCATCTGGAGATCGCGTCAGTTGATATATTctctaaatatgaagacaaaactTTCTTCGAAACACAAGAAAGCTGGAAGCAGGAAATCAGATCTCACATATTTCTGTTTTGTGAAAAGCTACAGAAGCATAAGATCGAGTATCAACTCAAAGAGGAACAGCTTATTAAGCGAAGAGAGTTAGAACTGAAGCATATTAGAGATATAAGGCAGGTATATGATCGAAGACTGGAAAAAGTAAATCAAATGTTGATTATGCTGTCGGGGAAGATTCAACAGATTGAACGACAAAGACCTTGTGGACGGCCAAAGAAGATGCTCTCTAGGTTTAATACTGCCAGACGAAGACCCGGGAATCAAAGCACCACTCCTACTAGTCCCGAATGCAGTTTAACAAGTCCTGACAGTCCCCAACTC atTCCTACAAAAGCGCCAGAATACAGCCGTTTAAATACTGACATCGCAACACACTCTACGACAACACAAACATCAATAACATCACGTAAAAGACATCAGCGAACAAACTCAAACTCTCCTCGAAATTCACGATGCTCCAGGTCATCAAGTTCAAGAATGTCGATCGTGGTCGATGCCGAAACACAGACTGATTCCATGGATATTAGCGAAACGGATATGAGTCCGACAACCAGCTGCGCGACTACCAGTTGTGCGAGTACGACAGTTTATCCGCAAAGGGTAATACTAGAAGAATTCAAGAGTAACGTCAAAGATGAGGCGGCGAACGGGAATTGTGTGCAATTGCATTATATGGAACCACATCCACAGCCAg TAGTTCAGATATTTACCAGAAGAGATTCCCGAACACCAAGTCCAGAGATCTTTGAATGCGAAGACAGCGTCAATCGAAACATTGATCCGCAATTGTCCAGTGAAGAGGATAATCTCGAAACGATCAGTCGAAAAGTATCTGCGATGAAAATCGATACGATATTCTCACCAGAAAACGGCAACATTTCTACTAATCTCGTAGATATTATCAGGCAGCGAACTTTTTCAGAAACCAGGGACGATTTGGATAGTACTGAAGATGCAGCTAACGAAGATAGTGTCACAGACGAGGAGGGGGAGATATATAATCATCCTTTAAGAAGGAgaag tCTTGCGAGGAGGCCTATTTACCCAGGAAGGCGATCAAACCGTTTTAAAGCCAGTCTGGTCCATTTCCAACGAGAACCTAATGCTTCAGATGAAGGCAACACATCGGATTATTCAGTCTCGCCTTCGAGCAAATCATCAACACTAGAATCTAACCCGGAACGGGTGCGTCGCCTGTCTAATCTGTCGAACAAAAGGCCCAGTGACAGTTTAGGCAGGTCGTCAGATAGTGAATCAGAGGATAATATTACTATCGCAACACAGGTAGCATTTACCTTAAACAAAACTGAAAACGTAGTCTGA
- the wnd gene encoding uncharacterized protein wnd isoform X1: MHTPDGTLERGQAPPLYSLPVHTQVLCDGDIVLPQVVSLPNKDQFNNFTNSGVPIKDDFSLPKIANDYAVNIPAACQDSSPDTPQPGYDLKQGWMNGIFGCLRPVLSIIGKGVVENKNNQDDWEIPFDQITDLKFLGSGGQGAVFSGTLNNVQVAVKKVSDLKDTDIRNLRKLNHPNVVKFKGVCTQEPSCYCIVMEFCPYGPLFDLLKNQKNIVTINRVVSWAKQIANGMHYLHSHKIIHRDLKSPNVLIGEGEVIKISDFGTSRTWNGVSEKMTFAGTVAWMAPEAIQELACSEKVDIWSYGVVLWELITCEVPYDGMNQGAIMYSVGSGKLTPPIPSTCPDGFKLIMQMCWKFNPKERPNFKLICNHLEIASVDIFSKYEDKTFFETQESWKQEIRSHIFLFCEKLQKHKIEYQLKEEQLIKRRELELKHIRDIRQVYDRRLEKVNQMLIMLSGKIQQIERQRPCGRPKKMLSRFNTARRRPGNQSTTPTSPECSLTSPDSPQLIPTKAPEYSRLNTDIATHSTTTQTSITSRKRHQRTNSNSPRNSRCSRSSSSRMSIVVDAETQTDSMDISETDMSPTTSCATTSCASTTVYPQRVILEEFKSNVKDEAANGNCVQLHYMEPHPQPVVQIFTRRDSRTPSPEIFECEDSVNRNIDPQLSSEEDNLETISRKVSAMKIDTIFSPENGNISTNLVDIIRQRTFSETRDDLDSTEDAANEDSVTDEEGEIYNHPLRRRSLARRPIYPGRRSNRFKASLVHFQREPNASDEGNTSDYSVSPSSKSSTLESNPERVRRLSNLSNKRPSDSLGRSSDSESEDNITIATQVAFTLNKTENVV; the protein is encoded by the exons tggTGTTCCTATAAAAGATGACTTTTCTCTGCCAAAAATAGCCAACGATTATGCGGTTAATATTCCTGCTGCCTGCCAAGACAGTTCTCCAGACACACCACAACCTGGCTACGATCTCAAACAGGGATGGATGAACGGAATCTTTGGTTGCCTCAGACCTGTCTTGTCCATTATTGGAAAGGGTGTTGTGGAGAATAAGAATAATCAag ATGATTGGGAAATTCCCTTCGATCAAATCACTGACCTCAAATTTCTTGGATCTGGAGGACAAGGAGCAGTATTCTCAGGAACCCTCAACAACGTTCAAGTGGCTGTAAAGAAAGTCTCAGACCTTAAAGACACAGATATACGAAATCTTAGGAAGCTGAATCATCCTAATGTAGTGAAGTTCAAGGGCGTTTGTACTCAAGAACCCTCGTGTTATTGTATAGTGATGGAGTTTTGTCCTTATGGGCCTCTGTTCGATTTGCTCAAAAACCAGAAAAATATTGTGACGATTAACAGGGTAGTGTCCTGGGCCAAGCAGATTGCAAACGGAATGCACTATTTGCACAGTCATAAAATTATTCATCGAGATCTAAAAAGCCCAAA TGTACTGATTGGAGAAGGCGAAGTAATAAAAATCAGTGACTTTGGTACATCAAGAACATGGAACGGCGTCAGTGAAAAAATGACTTTCGCAGGAACAGTAGCTTGGATGGCTCCAGAAGCAATTCAAGAATTGGCTTGTAGTGAAAAGGTCGACATTTGGTCGTACGGTGTGGTGCTGTGGGAACTCATCACTTGTGAAGTACCTTACGACGGTATGAATCAGGGTGCCATAATGTATTCCGTAGGGTCGGGCAAATTAACCCCGCCGATACCTTCTACATGTCCAGACGGTTTCAAATTGATTATGCAGATGTGTTGGAAGTTCAACCCCAAAGAACGGCCAAACTTCAAGTTGATTTGCAACCATCTGGAGATCGCGTCAGTTGATATATTctctaaatatgaagacaaaactTTCTTCGAAACACAAGAAAGCTGGAAGCAGGAAATCAGATCTCACATATTTCTGTTTTGTGAAAAGCTACAGAAGCATAAGATCGAGTATCAACTCAAAGAGGAACAGCTTATTAAGCGAAGAGAGTTAGAACTGAAGCATATTAGAGATATAAGGCAGGTATATGATCGAAGACTGGAAAAAGTAAATCAAATGTTGATTATGCTGTCGGGGAAGATTCAACAGATTGAACGACAAAGACCTTGTGGACGGCCAAAGAAGATGCTCTCTAGGTTTAATACTGCCAGACGAAGACCCGGGAATCAAAGCACCACTCCTACTAGTCCCGAATGCAGTTTAACAAGTCCTGACAGTCCCCAACTC atTCCTACAAAAGCGCCAGAATACAGCCGTTTAAATACTGACATCGCAACACACTCTACGACAACACAAACATCAATAACATCACGTAAAAGACATCAGCGAACAAACTCAAACTCTCCTCGAAATTCACGATGCTCCAGGTCATCAAGTTCAAGAATGTCGATCGTGGTCGATGCCGAAACACAGACTGATTCCATGGATATTAGCGAAACGGATATGAGTCCGACAACCAGCTGCGCGACTACCAGTTGTGCGAGTACGACAGTTTATCCGCAAAGGGTAATACTAGAAGAATTCAAGAGTAACGTCAAAGATGAGGCGGCGAACGGGAATTGTGTGCAATTGCATTATATGGAACCACATCCACAGCCAg TAGTTCAGATATTTACCAGAAGAGATTCCCGAACACCAAGTCCAGAGATCTTTGAATGCGAAGACAGCGTCAATCGAAACATTGATCCGCAATTGTCCAGTGAAGAGGATAATCTCGAAACGATCAGTCGAAAAGTATCTGCGATGAAAATCGATACGATATTCTCACCAGAAAACGGCAACATTTCTACTAATCTCGTAGATATTATCAGGCAGCGAACTTTTTCAGAAACCAGGGACGATTTGGATAGTACTGAAGATGCAGCTAACGAAGATAGTGTCACAGACGAGGAGGGGGAGATATATAATCATCCTTTAAGAAGGAgaag tCTTGCGAGGAGGCCTATTTACCCAGGAAGGCGATCAAACCGTTTTAAAGCCAGTCTGGTCCATTTCCAACGAGAACCTAATGCTTCAGATGAAGGCAACACATCGGATTATTCAGTCTCGCCTTCGAGCAAATCATCAACACTAGAATCTAACCCGGAACGGGTGCGTCGCCTGTCTAATCTGTCGAACAAAAGGCCCAGTGACAGTTTAGGCAGGTCGTCAGATAGTGAATCAGAGGATAATATTACTATCGCAACACAGGTAGCATTTACCTTAAACAAAACTGAAAACGTAGTCTGA
- the wnd gene encoding uncharacterized protein wnd isoform X2, giving the protein MHTPDGTLERGQAPPLYSLPVHTQVLCDGDIVLPQVVSLPNKDQFNNFTNSGVPIKDDFSLPKIANDYAVNIPAACQDSSPDTPQPGYDLKQGWMNGIFGCLRPVLSIIGKGVVENKNNQDDWEIPFDQITDLKFLGSGGQGAVFSGTLNNVQVAVKKVSDLKDTDIRNLRKLNHPNVVKFKGVCTQEPSCYCIVMEFCPYGPLFDLLKNQKNIVTINRVVSWAKQIANGMHYLHSHKIIHRDLKSPNVLIGEGEVIKISDFGTSRTWNGVSEKMTFAGTVAWMAPEAIQELACSEKVDIWSYGVVLWELITCEVPYDGMNQGAIMYSVGSGKLTPPIPSTCPDGFKLIMQMCWKFNPKERPNFKLICNHLEIASVDIFSKYEDKTFFETQESWKQEIRSHIFLFCEKLQKHKIEYQLKEEQLIKRRELELKHIRDIRQVYDRRLEKVNQMLIMLSGKIQQIERQRPCGRPKKMLSRFNTARRRPGNQSTTPTSPECSLTSPDSPQLIPTKAPEYSRLNTDIATHSTTTQTSITSRKRHQRTNSNSPRNSRCSRSSSSRMSIVVDAETQTDSMDISETDMSPTTSCATTSCASTTVYPQRVILEEFKSNVKDEAANGNCVQLHYMEPHPQPVQIFTRRDSRTPSPEIFECEDSVNRNIDPQLSSEEDNLETISRKVSAMKIDTIFSPENGNISTNLVDIIRQRTFSETRDDLDSTEDAANEDSVTDEEGEIYNHPLRRRSLARRPIYPGRRSNRFKASLVHFQREPNASDEGNTSDYSVSPSSKSSTLESNPERVRRLSNLSNKRPSDSLGRSSDSESEDNITIATQVAFTLNKTENVV; this is encoded by the exons tggTGTTCCTATAAAAGATGACTTTTCTCTGCCAAAAATAGCCAACGATTATGCGGTTAATATTCCTGCTGCCTGCCAAGACAGTTCTCCAGACACACCACAACCTGGCTACGATCTCAAACAGGGATGGATGAACGGAATCTTTGGTTGCCTCAGACCTGTCTTGTCCATTATTGGAAAGGGTGTTGTGGAGAATAAGAATAATCAag ATGATTGGGAAATTCCCTTCGATCAAATCACTGACCTCAAATTTCTTGGATCTGGAGGACAAGGAGCAGTATTCTCAGGAACCCTCAACAACGTTCAAGTGGCTGTAAAGAAAGTCTCAGACCTTAAAGACACAGATATACGAAATCTTAGGAAGCTGAATCATCCTAATGTAGTGAAGTTCAAGGGCGTTTGTACTCAAGAACCCTCGTGTTATTGTATAGTGATGGAGTTTTGTCCTTATGGGCCTCTGTTCGATTTGCTCAAAAACCAGAAAAATATTGTGACGATTAACAGGGTAGTGTCCTGGGCCAAGCAGATTGCAAACGGAATGCACTATTTGCACAGTCATAAAATTATTCATCGAGATCTAAAAAGCCCAAA TGTACTGATTGGAGAAGGCGAAGTAATAAAAATCAGTGACTTTGGTACATCAAGAACATGGAACGGCGTCAGTGAAAAAATGACTTTCGCAGGAACAGTAGCTTGGATGGCTCCAGAAGCAATTCAAGAATTGGCTTGTAGTGAAAAGGTCGACATTTGGTCGTACGGTGTGGTGCTGTGGGAACTCATCACTTGTGAAGTACCTTACGACGGTATGAATCAGGGTGCCATAATGTATTCCGTAGGGTCGGGCAAATTAACCCCGCCGATACCTTCTACATGTCCAGACGGTTTCAAATTGATTATGCAGATGTGTTGGAAGTTCAACCCCAAAGAACGGCCAAACTTCAAGTTGATTTGCAACCATCTGGAGATCGCGTCAGTTGATATATTctctaaatatgaagacaaaactTTCTTCGAAACACAAGAAAGCTGGAAGCAGGAAATCAGATCTCACATATTTCTGTTTTGTGAAAAGCTACAGAAGCATAAGATCGAGTATCAACTCAAAGAGGAACAGCTTATTAAGCGAAGAGAGTTAGAACTGAAGCATATTAGAGATATAAGGCAGGTATATGATCGAAGACTGGAAAAAGTAAATCAAATGTTGATTATGCTGTCGGGGAAGATTCAACAGATTGAACGACAAAGACCTTGTGGACGGCCAAAGAAGATGCTCTCTAGGTTTAATACTGCCAGACGAAGACCCGGGAATCAAAGCACCACTCCTACTAGTCCCGAATGCAGTTTAACAAGTCCTGACAGTCCCCAACTC atTCCTACAAAAGCGCCAGAATACAGCCGTTTAAATACTGACATCGCAACACACTCTACGACAACACAAACATCAATAACATCACGTAAAAGACATCAGCGAACAAACTCAAACTCTCCTCGAAATTCACGATGCTCCAGGTCATCAAGTTCAAGAATGTCGATCGTGGTCGATGCCGAAACACAGACTGATTCCATGGATATTAGCGAAACGGATATGAGTCCGACAACCAGCTGCGCGACTACCAGTTGTGCGAGTACGACAGTTTATCCGCAAAGGGTAATACTAGAAGAATTCAAGAGTAACGTCAAAGATGAGGCGGCGAACGGGAATTGTGTGCAATTGCATTATATGGAACCACATCCACAGCCAg TTCAGATATTTACCAGAAGAGATTCCCGAACACCAAGTCCAGAGATCTTTGAATGCGAAGACAGCGTCAATCGAAACATTGATCCGCAATTGTCCAGTGAAGAGGATAATCTCGAAACGATCAGTCGAAAAGTATCTGCGATGAAAATCGATACGATATTCTCACCAGAAAACGGCAACATTTCTACTAATCTCGTAGATATTATCAGGCAGCGAACTTTTTCAGAAACCAGGGACGATTTGGATAGTACTGAAGATGCAGCTAACGAAGATAGTGTCACAGACGAGGAGGGGGAGATATATAATCATCCTTTAAGAAGGAgaag tCTTGCGAGGAGGCCTATTTACCCAGGAAGGCGATCAAACCGTTTTAAAGCCAGTCTGGTCCATTTCCAACGAGAACCTAATGCTTCAGATGAAGGCAACACATCGGATTATTCAGTCTCGCCTTCGAGCAAATCATCAACACTAGAATCTAACCCGGAACGGGTGCGTCGCCTGTCTAATCTGTCGAACAAAAGGCCCAGTGACAGTTTAGGCAGGTCGTCAGATAGTGAATCAGAGGATAATATTACTATCGCAACACAGGTAGCATTTACCTTAAACAAAACTGAAAACGTAGTCTGA